The proteins below come from a single Procambarus clarkii isolate CNS0578487 chromosome 54, FALCON_Pclarkii_2.0, whole genome shotgun sequence genomic window:
- the LOC123771401 gene encoding chondroitin proteoglycan 1-like, translating into MAVFALLILGCIAQILGQAYQPYGTHAPLPVVTPTTSTVTTETTLTHTLRETTTSDVWVTEQTAITLTVAQTTTQWEFVPQQPQTVTSVIRVTSTPVVLVTATVGVYPVSTMISVYSQFVTTTDTVKYWQTITHVAVAHEIQTVPVVTTQELFQEIVTTITQIVTTRVTSTTARYYA; encoded by the exons ATGGCGGTATTTGCTCTACTAATCCTCGGTTGCATCGCCCAG ATCCTGGGTCAGGCATACCAACCTTATGGCACCCACGCGCCCCTACCAGTCGTTACCCCCACAACCTCCACTGTAACCACTGAG ACTACCCTGACCCACACCCTGCGGGAGACTacaacctctgacgtctgggttaCTGAGCAGACAGCGATCACCCTGACAGTCGCCCAGACCACCACCCAATGGGAGTTTGTTCCCCAGCAGCCACAGACGGTGACCTCTGTGATAAGGGTCACCTCAACACCAGTAGTGTTGGTGACGGCTACGGTGGGGGTCTACCCAGTGAGCACAATGATCTCTGTCTACAGTCAGTTCGTCACCACAACAGATACTGTTAAATACTGGCAGACTATAACCCACGTGGCTGTCGCTCACGAG ATCCAGACGGTCCCTGTGGTAACTACACAAGAGCTCTTCCAGGAAATAGTAACTACAATCACCCAAATAGTAACTACTAGGGTTACTTCCACCACCGCCAGATACTATGCTTAG